The Melanotaenia boesemani isolate fMelBoe1 chromosome 12, fMelBoe1.pri, whole genome shotgun sequence genome contains the following window.
tttatactgtacaaaaaaggaaaggaaaaaaggagaaatttgATACTCTGCTAAAGTCTGGAAaccctttttaaatatatatatatattagatatATTCAGCATTTGGTTAGGAGCATCACATATAGGTTGAGAAACTGTTCCAACAGTTTGAGCATTAAACACCTATATTTAAGTTCAAATTTGGGATCTATAAACAATACCAAAACCCTTAGAGCAAAGGCTTAATACGATATGCTGTCTGTACAAGACACTGGAGCTTTGCTGAACACTGTAAATATTGTTTGCATGAAGTTTTAACAGACATGAAGATctaattagaatagaatagaatagaaatactttattaatcctttcggagagccctcagggaaatttgggtaattCTACGTGATGGTAAGGATTTTCATACCAACACTACTGTTACAACATTAAGTGGCTATTATTGCTGTTCACACTATTATTCTTGTCCATAATGCCATAATTACTCATTGTACTTTTCAACTATAGTTCTAAATTCACTTGGTTAATATGTTCCATCACTGATACCTTGTGTTAGGGTGCGAAGGATGATGAGGTTTGCAAGAATACGTGTGTGAGGACAAGGGCTCTGGGAAAGCGGCCAACTCCTGAAGGGCTCAGTGGCTTTGATACAAGACATGGGCAGGTCTGAGTCTTTGGACTGGAACATGGTTGACTGGGCTGCAGGCCTTGACACCTCCTCTCCAATTCGCCGCAAAGTGGCAGATAGCGATACGTGCTGTGAAAGGTATACAGAAAGATACAGCCAAATACACAGAGTTAGTTTTGTTATAAAACTGTCAACAGTGGGAATAATATGTTAACAATGCCAGGTCAGCTGATGGGGAGCCAGCAAGAGTCTTCACTGAATATCTGACAGAGCCAATAACAGTGTAGTAAACCAGTTACTATccaaaagatgtgtttttcaaCAGCCATGGAGAgtctctcccacacacacacacatttccttttCTATCCAAACTGCTTCACAAAGGCCCATTGATCTTAAATAATCTTCCTTACTCTATTTATACATTGTGGTCCACTGCtggttggatttttttcttgaaaacGGACACATATTGCAGCAATAAGAGGGCATATGATTCCAGTTCAACATCAAGCGTGTCACTTCGCTGATATGACATAAATTGAACAACAAACATGATGCAGCCAAGCTCCCTGCAGCAGAATTGCAGAAGACAACCAAAGCAGGGAAGATGCAGGCTGTGGTTAGGGCCAGTAGATGAAGGCTGGATTCTAATCCATGGCAGAAAGTGGgatataaaaacaacaagcaCAAGACTTGAGGACTGGAGGCTGACATTTGGTCTTCATATCAATATGTAGTGATTAACAATATAAAGATGGCTCAACCATCACCTCTTCAACCAGTAATTGGCGATGCATGGTGTTTGCTATCAAGAGGTCTTGAGGGGCTTGTGGCCACATTGCTGGAAAATGGAGGACACACATAATTATTAAAGCTACAAAAACAGGAACAGTCTGTTCAAGATTAAACTTGACAGGACCTCCACACATTAATGCTTTCCATGCTATGAGAAAGGGTATACCAGTAAAGTGGGCATCTCCTGTTTGAAGTGAATGTATACTTCAGATGTAGTTAGGGGGTGGAGAAACTGAATTGTTTCTGCTACATAATAAAGCAGATTTCTTTTTGTAGTAATCTCTTGTGAACCATAACTGGCTGTATGTCCAAATCTCTGGTTTGATGCCACCTGATAGCAAAAATAATCTATTAACAAATGATGCTAAGAAGTGTATataagtgtaaatatgtagaaGAACTATTTGTCTTTTCCTTGCAGAGATGTTATGAGAACTGAACTTTTACAACAAGGCCAGATCACATgggtttcttctttttgaagtTGACTGTACTTTTCAAGGGTTATAAGGCAGTTATTCTATATTTCAGCACTGCTGCTCAGTCAGAAGATGTGACTTGCTTGCATTGACTACTCACTGTAAAGACTTAGCAGACAGAACATTGGGGTAATGATCTTAAACAGATATGCAGGTTACATCTGgcaatcatttctttttaagaaaggaAATGCTTATAAAACTAGAAGGGACATTTTCTAAACACACAACAATTCAGCTGTTGTTTTTGGTTAAATCTGAGGAAATAGTTGGAAACCTAACATGCTCCACTGTCAATATTACACAGCAAAATCTGGCATCCAAAATCTACTTGCTCCAACAGAATCAAGTTATCCACATAAATAACTTAATATTACCTGAATGCTCTTGTCCAAGTGCATCAAAGCTGAGTAAATGAGGCGGAGAAGGTTGAGGAGGAGGTTAGGCTCCGACGGAGGCGTGAGATGAAGCTGGTCAGCTAATAATGGCAGCACCTAAGGAGATAAAgataaattataattataaccCCACAGACTTTGTCACCTTCTCATCATCTGTTGTGCTTTTTTGGGCTTTGATCACAAACTGTACTGGAATACAGTTGCAATGAAATCCAAAGATCTGAGTTAAGCTGTGCTGAACACACTACCTTGACAGATCTCTCATTCAGTAGAAACTCTGGGGGCAAACACTGGCCAACACTTCCCAGTTCATTTCCTGCTACTGATGACAGCATCTGTCCATCAAGGACCCATTCCAGCAGAAGTGCTAAGAGCTTGATTTGGATGGGACTTGAGCTGCCCTGTAAGAAGACAGGATAAAAATAGGTCCAACAATATAACTAAAGTCAGCATCTGTAAGTCGTTTTAGCCTaaagttattgttttagttAGCCATTTTCCTCTTAAAAATAGCCTTCCCCCTaagtaatgaaaacaaaaaagtcacaTAAACATGAGttagaagtgtgtgtgtttaatataAGTTCAAAGGAAAGGCAAATTCACATCAATACAACAGACATTGGGGGAACAGCttagaaaaaaatggtttaaattaaattttcccTGACAGAACCAGCTAAGTACATTCATCTTCATCAACAACATGATGATAACTTAACTAAATCACAAACTGATATATCCTGCCAGTTGGCAGCATCAGTGTGGTTTGTGGAGAAGTACTGTTGTACTGTTCCAGCCTGGATGTGTAAATCAGTGTGTTAGTGTTTGTctaaccattttaaatgagcattttttttaaatagtaaacaCTTTAATGAGTAAGTATTGCAGCTGCAATTAGAGCAAATCCAGAAAGCTTGCTGATTGGTAGTTCGTTGGactggaacacaaacaaacgcACACAGAGACTTGATGATGTACCTTGTCACCGGGTTTTCCAGAGGCAGCAGTTTTCTCCTTTACGTGAGGTTTATTACACTCTTTACTGTTTATACTCCCCTTCTGACAGGCGTTCGTGCAGTGCTCAAGTTTCCTCTAAAAAAattgaatgaattaaaaaaatgtaaatgtttgatttattcatttatcaaactcattGTAAACTGAAAACCTACATGCAgaaattaatcataaaaaatgGCATGACCGAATATTCAGTTCTTCACTGGATGCTAAAACTACCTCTCATAACTATCACAATTTATGCAAACCTGACTTTGATTGTAAAGGACTAAACAAAAAGGAAGACTCATGTGAAttgataaatatgtttttacctGTAGGTTCTCAAATCGTGCTTGCAACCTCTTGTACTGGCTCTCCAGCTTCTTATTTTGTTCATTGAGCTCATCCAACTGTTGATTGTAAAAACAGTGAATTTCAGTCTGACATGGAAAAACTAAAATCAGTTTATTGATGCAGTAAATCTGTCACTGGGTTCTGCTTTTAAAAGCTGCAATACATTAATTCAGAGGAAGGTAAAACTCTTAAAGTTCCCAATGGGCACATAAACCAACAAAGCATCCTAATTTATTGGTATACTCGACTGTACATTTTGGGACCCTTTAAGGTTTTCCACATTTTACATGTTAGACTCaacttaaaatagaaaatagaaaatttttTCATGAAAGGATGTATGGCCAGAGAAGAGAAAGATCAGTCTTCAAGGAGGAGAGGGATCAGACTGACACAGCCAATAAGCTGAACATTGTTTTTCAATAGATTTAATTCAAAATAACACTCAGCATGCTCTTCAGCTGCCTCCAGCAACTCAGGCGTCACACTCCATCTCTGGACACACAGCTTCCCTGCGACACTGCCGTTACATCACAATGCACCTCAGCCATAAACTTAGCACAGCCTCATCAAAATCTCCACACATCAGGAAACACTCAAACTTCTTATGCCTCGCCCTCGGTCAGATGAAGAAGCAGCCGGAGAGACTGAATCAGAACAAAGCTACAAGTCCAGATGGTGTGCGCTCCAGGGTCCTGAAggcctgtgcagaccagctatGTGAGATTCAACAATCCCACATCCAACAATCTCACCTCTTTAACTTCGGCTTGAGTCAAGTGTAAGTTCCAGTAAATGTGAAAGCTGCCCTGTATCTTTCCAttacctaaaaacaataaaagaaaatctcatcCACCTGCCCTTCGTGATTGCAGACCAGTTTCCCCAACATCCCATATCCTCCTGGACAGACtgttactggctcacctcatcATGCAAAGTGAACATCTTCAGGACCCAGTACAGTTTGCTTATTATACTGAGACTGGAATTGAGATGCCCTCATCTTGCTTCAACGAGCCCATTCTCATCTGGAAAAATCAGGTATCACGATGAGGAAAGTGTCCTTTCATTTCTCTAGtgcttttaataaatgtaacacTGCAGGCTGAATACCAATGTTTGATCCTTTCAGCTTGGCACATTTCTTTTAcgttatttttttctacaaaatcATCCAAGCTCAGCCAAGCTGGATGAGGAGCATCACTTCACAGACATTTTCAGGTCTTTCCAGAGCTACTTTACTGGGATCAGTCCAGAACTCTGACTGGGTCACTGCAGGATTTCACAGGGTTTTCCTCAGATATATGTTTTGGGACGTTATCTTATTGAAATGTAAACCTTTGACTTGAACTGACATCCCGGTCACCCTTGAAAAGGTTTTCACTCAGCAATGATCTTAATATTTTCCAGAGTTGATCTCTATAATTATTACCAAAACTTAACACCTCTTCTGCAAAAAAACAGGACATACAGTCACAAAATGATACTACCATAAAGCTGTTTAGTTAGTAGTTAAGTAGTTAAAAATATGCTCAGTCCCTGATTTCTTCCACAAACCCTGGTGAAAAATTTTGCCCTAATATCCTCAGAGTCATCAAGTACCTTTTTATAATTGGCTGCCATGATTCTGTATTGCCCTTTCATTCTTTGGCATTCTTTTTCCCCGATTTGTTGTCTTACAACTTAgagttaaaatgttaataataataataataaattttatttgtatagcactttataTTATAGGAAATCTCAAAGTGCttacagaaaacagaaatatatatatatatatatatatatatatatatatacatacatggcGGTTTGCATCATTTCATCAACACAATATGCTTCCATACAGAAATTCCTAAtctaaaaagaaagacaaacaacatgAAACTTGATCATGTACAGTAATGACTTGCATAGTCAGCACTTTCTGGAAGATCAACATTTCCTTTTACAGCAATAAGAGAAGGAATCTCATTAATTATGTCCCTACAAACTTGGGAGATCTAATCATTGACATTTCTGCCCCTTCATGAAGGTAAAGCAGTTCCAGTTCCTTGAAGCTGATTGAGCCCTGCTGGTGTGCAATAATATGTAACTCATGCCACAGACTCATGAGGAATGGACTTTGACTAGACCACCTCAAGACATTtagccatttttttatttttaaatcacatcagtGTTGCTTTAGGAATACTCTGAGGGTCATTGTCCTACTGGAAGGCAAACATCTGTCCAAATCTCAATTCCCCAGGAGACAAAAACAGGTTTCCCTAAAAACATTTGCCTGTTTAACACCTTACATCTTTCCCTAAATTCTGAACAGTTTCCCAGTCCCTGTTAATTAAAACATCCCCACAGATGCTGCCACCATCTCATCTCACTTTAGGGTTGGCGTTCTTAGGGTGCTAAAAGAAGTTGGATTTGGGGCAAAGATGGTGTTTtccatgaggaaaaaaattgtGCCTTCATCTAAATACTTTGGTattctgtaaaaaacaaacaaaccaaaaaaccaaaaaaaaaaaaaaaaaaaaaaaaaaaaaaaaaaaaaaaaaaaaagaaaaaaggcatcTCTTCCAATAAAAGCCTGTCTTTACTGAGTGTATAACTTACAGTGATCCTTTGAACCTGAGCTCCAATCTCTATTTATAGTGAATATAAAAAGTGTATATGTCCCTgttaaaatgtcatgtttttgttatgaATTAAAACCATAATAAACCATTTCAAAACGTGTCCCACCAGCAATGTAACACATAACCTGTACAATTCAGCTGAATTGTGTCTAGCATGTCTAGCAGCATGGCACATCTTGACTTGGCAAAATTTGTCCACTCTTCCTTGCAAACACACTCCAAATCTATCAGACTGGCAGGGCATCTCTTGTGCACTGACCGAGCAATTGCAagtgtttaattttcttcttgtaAAGTCAGAAGgaaattttattgatttttatgtttgcttGGAGTTATTTTCATCTTGTAAGATGAAATTCCTTTTAAGCTTCAGCTTTCTAGCATGTAATTTCTAGTAGAAATTTACTAGAATTTGGAACCGTTTAGAATTATTTCCACAATAACTAAGTCCCAGCGCCAGCTGAAGAAAGGCAACCTGAAAGCATGATACTACCACCAACATGCTTCACCATGCATATGGTGTTATTTTGGTGatgcaaagtgtttttttttcctggcacCAAATGTATCTTTTGAAACtgagctaaaaaaaagtttaatcttgGTCTCATCCAACCATACCACATTTTCCAACATACTTTTGGGAGacttattgtatttttttgcaAACTGCAGCCAGGcttggatgtttttctttgtcagaaTGCTTCACATTGCTATCCCAGAGTCCAGACATATGGAGAATACAGGAGATTGCTGCCATATGTAGTAAACACTTTCAGTTTCTTCAGTATTGCTTGGCAGTGTCCCTGACATGTTTTCCTAGTCACTTTTCATCAATTTTGGGGGGATGTCCAGATCTTTGCAATGTCATCGTTGTcccatattttcttttgtacaagTTACAGGTCACATTAAAGGTGGGGAAAGTTTCAAAATGATTTATTGaggtcttcttttttttaacatcacaaacAATGGGAATGTAAACAGAGGTATGTATACTTTTTTATATCCACCGTAGGTATATTGTATACAAAGTTAGAGCTTATCTATTTTAACCTTTGGTTGTATATCAACCACATTGGAAAAACACATAAAGGGGTGAAAACTTCCACATGGGATTCTATACAGAGATCTCAATAGATTTTCGAATTACacctatttttgttttattttaataaagtatgGAAAGAGGCTCTAATGGaaatttgcttgttttattgCCTCTGTGAAATGTGGACAGAAGATTGATGAGAAACAGTTTAATCCATTTTGAGATGGTTCTGAAACTTTAAATGTGGAAAATTTTAAAAGGGTCTGCAAACCTCTCAGATGCGCTCTATTCTACTTCAAATACACAAGTATTATGTTGTACTGTCCTCCTGTGGACAAAGATAGCAACTGCTTCGACTCAACGGCCACAAATTTCGctttttgtttagaaaaagaaattaaacaaatttaccCTTTACACTTATTagcattttataaatatagAATCATAAAGCTTTGCAAGTTTagacccaaaacacacacaatcatgTTCTAACCTGTTTCCTCATGCTGTCATTTCGCTCCTTAATGGTGTCAAAACTGCATTTAAGCCTCttgttctctttgtttttctctcggATGAAATCTTGCAGCCTGCTCAGTTCTTTCTGATGTTTCTGGTAAGGTTCACATATGAGGATAGGCAGAAAAACAATGCTTGTGCATTAATAAATCATTGTGCTGAAATATGCCCACATCTATATTATGTCAAAATTCTGCTTTGAAAGAATGAAAGGTATTTTGTTATTACAAATAAGCTAGTAATCACATTATTTCAAGtataaagtcaaagtcaaagggATGGAAAGAGACTTCTTGGCAAGGCAGCTGGAATGTAGtaagattttattaataaaccactagaaaaatctgaaaagttACAGCTAGTCTGTGACAAAAACATGGTTAACCCATTCACCTGCCAGGTATGCTGTTGAAGCTGTCTGTCCATATCATGTTGCAATTAAAAACCTGTCAAGACGGTtttatataacaaaatatcTGGAGCATCAAATGAAAGGGGAGGAAACAGGGGGAAGAAATACAAAACACATTCCTTGGTTGAGCCTGATTGGCTGATGTTTATATCTGACCTCCTCTGCAGCCAGAATGCGACTGTGGACAGTCCCGTCAAGTCCAGCTAGTCTCTCAAAAGCCTCCTCTTGTTGTTTGAGCCTCCTTTCACGCTCGTGCAGCTCCCTCTCCCACTGCTGCTGACTGTGTCTCTCTGCCTGTATGCACACAGAGCAACATGTGTTTACATGATAAcaatcttcatcatcattccAAAATTactaaacacattttataaaagTAGAGAACAAGGCAAACCCAAAACCTGGCACCCTTGTACCACACAAGGGCTATGTCCTGATTCTCTAATAACTGCAAGAACCACAAATCTACATACAGCCTTAATAATTTATCATCTCTCACCTTTAGCTGGTTGTAAATGGACATCAGTTCTTGGTAAACCTTTACTAGTATCAATGAAGATGAGCCATGTGAGTCTGGGAATTGGCCGGCCCACTGCAATTCTCTGTCCTTGGCAATTTCCTGAAAGTCAGAACTAACGTCCAGACAGGAAGGCAAAGTCACATCTGAATAAACAGACATAAAGAAAATCCTTAAGACAATTAATGATGAAATGTTTCTCTAATAGATGTTATGACAAGAGTGAGCAACCACATTTCAAGAAGTTGAAATTCCAGGAGTAAATTCCGAGATGGGAAGATCTAACAAAAAAGGATGTAGCAACCATAAAATGATTTCAGCAGCTGATCCTTTGACTTTTCTTAAAAAGTGTTTAGCTGTCAACTCTTCTCTCCCCAaaagcataaacacacataaatggtGCACTCATCCTACACAGAAATACTGTATGTACCTGTTTCTGTTAACAGCATCTGAGAGTCCTGAAGTGAAACTTCTGTAGAGTCCAAACTTGGGTTTTCATTACTGCCATGAAGACTGTGATCCCTAACAAACCTgacaaaagaaagcaaaatgtCTGATTGAGCTATAACACAtatggaaaacatgaaaactacACACAATTTTACTGATCACTTACTGGTCAGGCTGGTTTGTAACTGCTTTGAACAGTTCATTTAAAGCTTCGCTGTAGCATTTCAACCCTTTGGTCTGCTGTTTGGGATTGTGGGCTAAAACTGATCTTTGCACCATTTCTAAAAAAGGAGAATAGCAATTAGGTATTTTTCCTCTGATCATGCAAACAGTGTGAATACATGCAGAAACATGTGACATTCGAAATTCCCCGTAAATCGCTTTTACCTGTTTAAATATTAAGTGGGAGgaccacatttttaaataggTACAACGAACAATCGAAATAATAAATGGGAGTTGTAGTTACTTCTTTCACTTAACTTAGTATACCTTACCATCAGTGGTCCCTGAAGGCAGCACCTAGAGACGTGAAAAAtacttgttttaaaacaaaagtaaataacgAGTTGAACTTACTGATAATTTCTACCGTATACTGTCACAATTATGTTAAATTTCTGATCAAATAACTGCCAACTTTTTGCCACAATTAGTCGTTATTACATAAAGACAAAACGGTCAACAGTTTACGTTTGTTTGAATAGCACAGCTAACAAAAATAAGTTAGTTTAGCACAACACAAGTTTGGCATACTAATCACACAGTtgggcaacagacggaaaaaatAACGTGCATGTTAAAAGTTACGTTTTTCTCAGCTAAAATGTTTGTGGCATTGCATCAGAAACAATGAACTGCCTGACGTTGATTTAGGTTGTTGAATTCAAACCTGGCTCATTTTCTCTAAGTACTTCTGCTTAAGTTTTTCCACTTTATACGTTGCTGCATCGGTATTCTTCAGTTCTGGTTCATAACCACCCTCACTGATGCTAAAATCGACAAATTAGTGTAGTTTGATTCCTTTTACTTTTAGCTTCCACAACCAGTACACATAAAATAGATGAAGTTCCGGTGACAACTTTCAAAAGAAACCTCTAACCTTACAGGAGCTCATAAGCTGTCATAAAAGTAACTGAAGGAAACGACTAAGACGAGGTATATTAGTTTTTAAAGTATATAATTTGCACTTTCTGTGATATTGTGAACTTCCTGTGATACATTTGTGTTCCTTTACTgtagaaacaaaacacaatcaaaTTGATTGTGATCATGTGAAGTATTATCTTCGCTGTCAACAGCGCCCCTCAGCGGTGAAGAACAACATCTACCAGCTGGTTACACACTCCTCCAAATCCGTGGCAAACACTGATGTGATGAAAAAGCAGAAGTCTAAAGTAGTCTAAATCTATTGCCATCCTTCTGGCTAAATTGATTTAAATTTcagtttggatttatttattttgtaaattaatttaatcccCACCCACCTTTTAGATGAGTGCTGTCTTTCACTCTGCACTGCACTTCCACCAATCAGCCAGATGGTGGCGGTGTTTAATTAAAGACGGAAAGAGCTCCAAGGTTCGCGCTGCATGTATTTtggtttataaaataataaataaatataaataaatgaatcaactATAGTTTTTAACTCATCCAAATCAGTTAAGTGAAATGCCAAGCTtgatctgaaaaaagaaaaggaggtaGATAAACCATTACTATTTCAGCTTTAACAAGTACATGACACCACCAGTTGTAACTAATATAAGATTTATTTCGAACTTGCTATTGTTCAGCTGTAATTTTATCCTAAAATGTtataatgaaaatgtgagaatTAGAACAGTATTGTGTCAAAATTCACTCAAATTCACACAACTTTTCCCTTGGGTAATTAAAGGCTCAAAGAACAGTTATTaatgcaaagttaaaaaaaaaagtggggaaaaaagtaaataaaataaaacaaaataaaagaagaagaagaagaaaaaacaaagtaaaacaaatctaGAGAAAGAATACATTTGTGCAGTGAGTACATTAAGTACAATGAGGCACAAGGTAGAAAAAGTATAGCAAAATAATTTGTGCAAAGCACTCAAAATGCAGCCTTAAGCTCTACAGGgctaaaataaacatattagaGTGAGCCATTTGAGAATATACCCACAGATTAACCTTATGACAccatgagtttgtctctgaccTATAACTTAGTATTTATCCATTAGGGTTGACAAGCAGTGCCATGTTAGCTCTATATTGGATAGCCTGCAACTAGCATTTTAGATTAATGCAGCCTTTCTCAGTTTGGCTAATTAGCAGCCACTACCATTACTACAAATTCTCAAGATTCAATCATTTTGTCCCTGCAGGCTTTTGCTTGACATTGAGAGAAATTGGTCCACAAGTAACACAGATCTTCATTAGGAGACTCTTTGTATGGACTCTTTGTCCACTTTGTATGGAAATTATTGGCCTGTTATGGTAATTGGTTGAAGATTCTTCCCATTCAGAGACGCTCTATGCGTTAGAGTAAAACATATATAGTGTTGGACAATCAGTTGTGTGTGAGTATTTAGTTCCCTGGGTCTAAGGCGATCAAGGTAGAAGCTTGGCTTGATAGCCATGAACTCAGTGAAAAGATTCAGTCATACTGTAACATTAATCTTTAAGTTGTCATTAAACACAAAGGAATCTACTAATGTGCATTGCACTGACAAatattatgaataaaataacacttgaaaacagaaatgttctgtacacatttttaaagagaAGATAACATTCTTGCCATGTCTGTTTTTTCTACTCAGCAATCTGAGAAAAGCAATctaagcaagataagttaattAGGTCTGATTGTCACTAAACAGTGGGGTATTTATGTGAAGTGCAGTCTGCTCtttattgttgctgtttatGAATCCTGAAGGCCCCTGTTTTTAGGATGT
Protein-coding sequences here:
- the LOC121649822 gene encoding coiled-coil domain-containing protein 138-like isoform X2, which produces MSQVLPSGTTDEMVQRSVLAHNPKQQTKGLKCYSEALNELFKAVTNQPDQFVRDHSLHGSNENPSLDSTEVSLQDSQMLLTETDVTLPSCLDVSSDFQEIAKDRELQWAGQFPDSHGSSSLILVKVYQELMSIYNQLKAERHSQQQWERELHERERRLKQQEEAFERLAGLDGTVHSRILAAEEKHQKELSRLQDFIREKNKENKRLKCSFDTIKERNDSMRKQLDELNEQNKKLESQYKRLQARFENLQRKLEHCTNACQKGSINSKECNKPHVKEKTAASGKPGDKGSSSPIQIKLLALLLEWVLDGQMLSSVAGNELGSVGQCLPPEFLLNERSVKVLPLLADQLHLTPPSEPNLLLNLLRLIYSALMHLDKSIQHVSLSATLRRIGEEVSRPAAQSTMFQSKDSDLPMSCIKATEPFRSWPLSQSPCPHTRILANLIILRTLTQADVLAQAFDRLHADLKCEESRRLYIQYGGVFVLLSVLRSGRIGLRQLIDILMQLTEQSRYLNAFLEACSCEEFFRTVSQLLKNPCLELPSLEKLSILLQKLSSIRKNRHLFERSSIHLQIQDLHHKTDPAHTFLCLNLRAILHNLK
- the LOC121649822 gene encoding coiled-coil domain-containing protein 138-like isoform X1, which codes for MWSSHLIFKQVKAIYGEFRMSHVSACIHTVCMIRGKIPNCYSPFLEMVQRSVLAHNPKQQTKGLKCYSEALNELFKAVTNQPDQFVRDHSLHGSNENPSLDSTEVSLQDSQMLLTETDVTLPSCLDVSSDFQEIAKDRELQWAGQFPDSHGSSSLILVKVYQELMSIYNQLKAERHSQQQWERELHERERRLKQQEEAFERLAGLDGTVHSRILAAEEKHQKELSRLQDFIREKNKENKRLKCSFDTIKERNDSMRKQLDELNEQNKKLESQYKRLQARFENLQRKLEHCTNACQKGSINSKECNKPHVKEKTAASGKPGDKGSSSPIQIKLLALLLEWVLDGQMLSSVAGNELGSVGQCLPPEFLLNERSVKVLPLLADQLHLTPPSEPNLLLNLLRLIYSALMHLDKSIQHVSLSATLRRIGEEVSRPAAQSTMFQSKDSDLPMSCIKATEPFRSWPLSQSPCPHTRILANLIILRTLTQADVLAQAFDRLHADLKCEESRRLYIQYGGVFVLLSVLRSGRIGLRQLIDILMQLTEQSRYLNAFLEACSCEEFFRTVSQLLKNPCLELPSLEKLSILLQKLSSIRKNRHLFERSSIHLQIQDLHHKTDPAHTFLCLNLRAILHNLK